The following coding sequences are from one Veillonella rodentium window:
- the glf gene encoding UDP-galactopyranose mutase, translating into MIYDYLVVGAGPFGAVFAHEAHKRGKSVLVIDRRHHVAGNLYCESKDDVNIHVYGAHIFHTSMKHVWEYVNRFAEFNHYVNSPVANYKGEMYNLPFNMNTFSKMWNIRTPKEAEAIITEQCQVITGEPKNLEEQAISLVGTDIYEKLIKGYTEKQWGRKCTELPAFIIKRLPVRYTYDNNYFNDRFQGIPMGGYTKMIERMLDGIEVRLGVDFLTHRDEYESIAKKIIYTGPIDEYFEYSEGILEYRGLHFETERLEEENHQGVAVVNYTEADIPYTRIIEHKHFEFGTQPVTYVTKEYPKDWKIGEEAYYPVNDVKNLDLYAKYVKKAEAETKVIFGGRLGEYKYYDMDKVIASALALVERELV; encoded by the coding sequence ATCGATCGACGTCATCATGTGGCGGGTAATTTATATTGTGAAAGCAAGGATGATGTCAATATTCATGTATATGGTGCCCATATTTTTCATACATCGATGAAGCATGTGTGGGAGTATGTGAACCGGTTTGCCGAATTCAATCACTATGTGAACAGTCCGGTAGCGAATTATAAGGGCGAGATGTACAATTTGCCGTTCAACATGAATACATTCTCCAAGATGTGGAACATACGCACGCCGAAAGAGGCGGAGGCGATCATTACGGAGCAATGTCAGGTAATTACGGGCGAGCCGAAGAACCTTGAGGAGCAGGCAATCAGCCTTGTTGGTACGGATATTTATGAAAAGCTTATCAAGGGCTATACGGAGAAACAATGGGGCCGTAAATGCACGGAACTGCCTGCTTTCATCATTAAACGATTACCTGTGCGTTATACATACGATAATAACTATTTTAATGATCGCTTCCAAGGTATTCCTATGGGCGGTTATACGAAGATGATTGAGCGTATGCTGGACGGTATCGAGGTGCGATTGGGCGTAGATTTCCTTACGCATCGCGATGAATATGAAAGCATAGCGAAAAAGATTATTTATACGGGCCCTATCGATGAATATTTCGAGTATTCTGAAGGAATATTGGAATACAGAGGTCTTCATTTTGAAACAGAGCGTCTCGAAGAAGAAAACCATCAAGGTGTGGCCGTTGTGAACTATACGGAAGCGGATATCCCGTATACCCGTATCATCGAGCATAAGCACTTTGAATTCGGTACGCAGCCCGTTACCTATGTGACGAAAGAATATCCGAAAGACTGGAAAATAGGTGAAGAAGCGTATTATCCCGTAAATGATGTAAAGAATTTGGATTTATACGCCAAGTACGTAAAAAAAGCCGAAGCGGAGACGAAGGTAATCTTCGGAGGCCGCTTAGGGGAATATAAATATTACGATATGGATAAGGTCATTGCGAGTGCGTTGGCACTGGTTGAAAGAGAATTGGTTTAA
- a CDS encoding LicD family protein — MTRLSLQEIQQEELNLLLQFQEFCKKNNLIYYLCGGTLLGAVRHKGFIPWDDDIDVSMPRPDYDRMIQIVRNKETDLQIRAFELGDFEFPYAKLINPNLEIKLEYSTSKAAYLWLDIFPIDGLPDSLKETEVLYKKVHYLLMLLKITKAKLGTGKSFFKKIIKLVIQPLLKLYGEKRLANHLKSLALASPYVDAKWVGGVTWGLNGIGERVPKNEFEKTVLLEFEGVQLPTFSCWETYLQGMYGDYMKLPPEEKRFTHEMKVYRVGTNK, encoded by the coding sequence ATGACACGATTAAGCTTGCAGGAAATTCAACAGGAAGAATTAAATTTACTGCTGCAATTTCAGGAGTTTTGTAAAAAAAATAATTTGATATATTATTTGTGTGGTGGAACGCTGTTAGGTGCAGTAAGACATAAAGGCTTTATCCCTTGGGATGATGATATTGATGTATCTATGCCGCGTCCTGACTATGATAGAATGATTCAGATTGTTCGAAATAAAGAGACCGATTTACAAATTAGGGCGTTTGAACTTGGCGATTTCGAGTTCCCTTATGCAAAGCTTATTAATCCTAATTTAGAAATAAAGTTAGAGTACTCAACAAGTAAGGCGGCTTATCTTTGGTTGGATATTTTTCCTATTGATGGGTTGCCGGATTCTTTAAAAGAAACGGAAGTTCTTTATAAGAAGGTACATTATTTGTTAATGTTGTTGAAAATAACTAAAGCAAAACTTGGTACAGGAAAATCTTTCTTTAAGAAAATAATTAAACTAGTTATACAACCTTTACTTAAACTATATGGTGAGAAACGATTAGCGAATCATCTTAAATCTTTAGCATTGGCTAGTCCTTATGTAGATGCAAAATGGGTCGGTGGAGTTACTTGGGGATTGAATGGAATAGGAGAAAGAGTACCTAAGAACGAATTTGAGAAGACTGTGCTTCTTGAGTTTGAGGGAGTACAATTACCTACTTTTTCATGTTGGGAAACGTATCTACAGGGAATGTATGGTGATTATATGAAATTACCACCCGAGGAAAAACGATTTACTCATGAAATGAAAGTATATAGAGTTGGTACAAATAAGTAG
- a CDS encoding IspD/TarI family cytidylyltransferase encodes MNIVLLIAGGVGSRFGANIPKQFVEINNKPIIAYTLETFQKAIEIDQIIVVSVAGWEDYIERLKDTFSITKLTHIITGGSSRFESIYKGLISLEDIADKSDLILIHDAVRPCVTTNQINSSLRVAKVQGAALAVASCYDTMFVSRNGTIIDDVFPREELFKGQTPESIQYGIAYNAYKEAEQKGLYIDSPTSLLLKLNIPVGLSLGSQENLKITTMEDIALFKTIIEEGGNE; translated from the coding sequence ATGAATATAGTATTGTTGATTGCAGGTGGTGTGGGAAGTCGTTTTGGGGCTAATATTCCTAAGCAATTTGTAGAAATTAATAATAAGCCAATTATTGCTTATACGTTGGAAACGTTTCAAAAAGCTATTGAGATTGATCAAATTATAGTTGTTTCTGTAGCTGGATGGGAAGATTATATAGAAAGATTAAAAGATACTTTTTCTATTACAAAGCTCACTCATATTATTACAGGTGGTAGTTCTCGTTTTGAATCAATTTATAAAGGCTTAATTTCGCTTGAAGATATTGCTGATAAATCAGACCTTATATTGATTCATGATGCTGTACGTCCTTGTGTGACAACCAATCAAATTAATAGTAGTCTTAGAGTGGCAAAGGTTCAGGGGGCAGCTCTTGCGGTAGCATCCTGTTATGATACTATGTTTGTTAGTCGTAATGGAACGATTATTGATGATGTGTTTCCTAGAGAGGAACTTTTCAAAGGGCAAACACCGGAATCAATTCAATATGGTATTGCATATAATGCATATAAAGAAGCTGAGCAAAAAGGGCTTTATATTGATTCACCAACAAGTTTATTGCTGAAATTAAATATTCCAGTGGGGTTATCTTTAGGTTCACAGGAGAATCTTAAGATTACTACAATGGAAGATATAGCTCTTTTTAAGACTATTATTGAAGAGGGAGGAAATGAATGA
- a CDS encoding EpsG family protein — MLFWIGLTILTLGTIVFYKAIPQTYNKSIPILLFIVLTFLGMFRYQIGTDYDWYSLLFYTAKVGDIYPELSFILFVDFLRSNGFSFQVMFIIYEVLIMAFLWLGLRYYERNNYEIILLALIFFFLSQYMGTLNGIRQELAMLIIFWGYKYCLKRRLLPYILVVLVAFFIHNSAVIAILLYFVPRKLYQWYWYVIAFAISLVIWKLNIMANIVIKLGSILLGDIWYMVYLTDKDAAGNMTGLYLIYQLGVILIARLAIKDLNPKYAQMLNCCFFGLLGHFIFAFSLPIVRTTAYFEFFTIIIWALCVMYLNNKIIIKTTKYRYLLPLGYLLLVLPTFIFLRGLDNTPQNYYVHWRNTNPSSMNINYSFNFKIFD; from the coding sequence ATGCTGTTTTGGATAGGATTAACGATCCTTACATTAGGGACAATCGTTTTCTATAAAGCTATTCCTCAAACATATAATAAAAGTATACCTATTTTATTATTTATAGTACTGACTTTTCTAGGGATGTTTCGCTATCAAATCGGGACAGATTATGATTGGTATTCATTGCTCTTTTATACGGCTAAAGTCGGTGACATATATCCTGAGTTAAGTTTTATACTTTTTGTAGATTTTTTACGAAGCAATGGATTTTCTTTTCAGGTGATGTTTATTATCTATGAAGTTTTAATCATGGCGTTTTTATGGTTAGGACTGAGGTACTATGAACGTAATAACTATGAAATAATTCTTTTGGCTTTAATATTTTTCTTTTTAAGTCAATATATGGGGACATTAAATGGGATCCGTCAAGAATTAGCTATGTTGATTATTTTTTGGGGCTATAAATATTGTTTGAAGCGTCGACTTTTACCCTATATATTAGTTGTTTTGGTGGCCTTTTTTATCCATAATAGTGCAGTTATTGCAATATTACTCTATTTTGTCCCTAGAAAATTATATCAATGGTATTGGTACGTTATAGCCTTTGCTATTTCCTTAGTTATCTGGAAATTAAATATCATGGCAAATATTGTTATCAAATTAGGTAGCATATTATTAGGGGATATTTGGTATATGGTATATTTGACCGATAAAGATGCGGCTGGTAATATGACCGGACTTTATTTGATATATCAATTGGGTGTTATTTTAATTGCTAGATTGGCAATTAAAGATCTTAATCCTAAATATGCTCAAATGCTTAACTGTTGCTTCTTTGGCTTGCTAGGGCACTTTATATTTGCTTTTTCGTTGCCAATAGTACGAACCACTGCATATTTTGAGTTTTTTACAATTATTATTTGGGCATTATGTGTAATGTATTTAAATAATAAGATTATAATAAAAACGACAAAATATAGATATTTACTTCCTTTAGGTTATTTACTTCTTGTTTTGCCTACGTTTATATTCCTCAGAGGATTGGATAATACGCCACAAAATTATTATGTACATTGGCGAAATACAAATCCGTCTAGCATGAATATTAATTATAGTTTTAACTTTAAAATCTTTGATTAG
- a CDS encoding galactitol-1-phosphate 5-dehydrogenase, producing MKALVLHGIGDLRYDDVELSKRLDDEVTVHIQAAGICGSDVPRVFEKGTYTFPTIPGHEFSGIITDANDKLLVGKKVAVFPLIPCGKCQSCSIGKYELCNHYDYYGSRRDGGFAEYLQVKLDNIVVVPDDMDLRHAAMAEPCAVALHAIRQAGLKGFERVAIWGIGPIGLLVAMWLKRFGVKQIILVARDQKKLDFAQSLGFTDLINSNTKNVVNAIQEITDNEGVHVCIEGTGASQPLAEALQSIAREGTLLTMGNPAGKIELAQADYWCILRKQLKLIGTWNSSHNLVQDDWKDAIYAMYTKAIDVEPLISHEYKLQNYVEAFESIKDKQIHTCKVMFVN from the coding sequence ATGAAAGCATTAGTGCTTCATGGGATTGGTGATTTACGTTATGATGATGTAGAATTATCAAAACGATTAGATGATGAAGTAACGGTACATATACAGGCAGCGGGAATTTGCGGTAGTGATGTCCCGCGAGTATTTGAGAAAGGAACCTATACTTTCCCTACTATTCCAGGACACGAGTTTTCCGGTATTATTACAGATGCTAATGATAAATTATTAGTTGGTAAAAAGGTTGCTGTTTTTCCACTCATTCCTTGCGGAAAATGCCAATCGTGTTCGATTGGTAAATATGAGTTGTGTAATCACTATGATTATTATGGCTCTCGTCGTGATGGTGGTTTTGCTGAATATTTGCAAGTGAAGCTTGATAATATCGTGGTAGTTCCTGATGATATGGATCTTCGGCATGCTGCAATGGCAGAGCCCTGTGCTGTAGCTCTTCACGCCATTCGTCAAGCAGGACTTAAAGGTTTTGAACGGGTAGCAATTTGGGGAATTGGACCTATTGGGCTTTTAGTGGCTATGTGGTTAAAGCGGTTTGGAGTTAAACAAATTATTCTCGTTGCAAGAGATCAAAAAAAGTTAGATTTTGCACAATCTCTAGGTTTTACAGATTTAATTAATAGTAATACGAAAAACGTAGTTAATGCGATTCAAGAAATAACAGATAATGAAGGTGTTCATGTTTGTATTGAAGGCACTGGTGCAAGTCAACCATTAGCTGAAGCGTTACAATCTATTGCAAGGGAAGGCACGTTATTAACTATGGGAAATCCTGCTGGTAAGATTGAGTTAGCACAAGCCGATTACTGGTGTATTTTACGTAAACAACTGAAGCTGATTGGTACATGGAATAGTAGCCATAATTTGGTTCAAGATGATTGGAAAGATGCTATCTATGCAATGTACACAAAAGCCATAGATGTAGAGCCTTTAATTAGTCATGAATATAAATTACAAAATTATGTAGAGGCTTTTGAGTCGATAAAAGATAAGCAGATTCATACATGTAAAGTTATGTTTGTGAATTAA
- a CDS encoding polysaccharide biosynthesis/export family protein has translation MKYRGIKSGVIAAFIATSICQFSFAADMSYEGEMPNSSIEMTAGQISEVSTGKMEANLRVKHKQNLSKEDKAKLVIENGEYIDPKASVFTLARPDIGEYRLAKYDKINIQILGYSRGDLGFSSNSGDATSNSGISLVIGPDGRISTPYTGVVKLAGLTLDEANQVLTEKFANYIKQPHISVNVSEYGGRQIYVMGEVAKPGIYRLGADYMNVFAAISSANGTLRKGRPKHIQVVRVIDDTVYVREVDLESFIKKQDIKQNIALQDGDMIYVPKSHRLILGEILPYISAAYAIRHL, from the coding sequence ATGAAATATAGAGGAATTAAGAGTGGCGTTATAGCAGCTTTTATAGCAACCAGTATCTGTCAGTTCAGCTTTGCTGCAGATATGTCGTATGAGGGTGAAATGCCAAATTCATCAATTGAAATGACAGCTGGTCAGATCAGTGAGGTATCAACCGGTAAAATGGAAGCTAATTTACGGGTTAAGCATAAACAGAATCTTTCAAAAGAGGACAAAGCTAAATTAGTTATTGAAAATGGTGAATATATAGATCCAAAGGCTAGTGTTTTTACACTAGCTCGCCCGGATATTGGAGAATATAGGCTTGCTAAATATGATAAAATTAATATTCAAATATTAGGATATTCGCGAGGAGATTTAGGATTTAGTAGTAATTCGGGTGATGCTACTAGTAATTCTGGAATTAGTTTAGTTATTGGCCCGGATGGTCGTATTAGTACACCGTACACAGGGGTAGTTAAGTTAGCAGGATTAACACTCGATGAGGCGAATCAAGTGTTAACCGAAAAATTTGCTAACTATATTAAACAGCCTCATATATCAGTTAATGTTTCCGAATATGGAGGCCGACAAATCTATGTAATGGGTGAGGTTGCTAAACCCGGTATTTATCGACTTGGAGCTGATTATATGAATGTATTTGCGGCTATATCAAGTGCTAATGGAACCTTGCGAAAAGGAAGGCCAAAACATATTCAAGTGGTACGAGTTATTGATGATACCGTATATGTTCGTGAAGTGGATTTAGAAAGTTTTATTAAAAAACAAGATATAAAACAAAATATTGCATTACAAGATGGAGATATGATTTACGTTCCAAAATCACATCGTTTAATTTTGGGTGAAATTTTACCTTATATTTCTGCGGCGTATGCTATTAGACATTTATAA
- a CDS encoding ribulose-phosphate 3-epimerase, producing the protein MLESKISASLMCANLLTIEKDVRELEAAGVDYMHIDIMDGLFVPNIMLNNLFIEAVRSITKLPFDIHLMVMNPETKLDWFDIREGDFVSIHYESTSNVLGSLQLIEEKGAKAAVALSPATPIEILSYLLKNLSMVNIMAVNPGFAGRTMVPMTLQKLTDTRKFLDARGYHHISIEVDGNVSPENAPLMRQAGADMFVGGSSGLFCKDTSINTNVELFRKLIL; encoded by the coding sequence ATGCTAGAAAGTAAAATCTCTGCATCACTTATGTGTGCTAATTTATTGACTATTGAAAAAGATGTTCGTGAATTAGAAGCGGCTGGTGTAGATTATATGCATATTGATATTATGGATGGTTTATTTGTCCCTAATATTATGCTGAATAATTTATTTATTGAAGCGGTTCGCTCAATAACAAAACTACCATTTGACATTCATTTAATGGTTATGAATCCGGAAACAAAATTAGATTGGTTTGATATTCGAGAAGGAGATTTTGTATCTATTCATTATGAATCAACATCTAATGTATTAGGGAGTTTACAATTAATTGAAGAAAAAGGTGCTAAGGCGGCTGTTGCGCTTAGTCCAGCAACTCCAATTGAAATATTGAGTTATTTATTAAAAAATTTATCTATGGTAAATATTATGGCTGTAAATCCGGGATTTGCAGGTCGTACGATGGTACCCATGACATTACAAAAGCTAACAGATACTCGTAAATTTTTGGATGCACGAGGGTATCATCATATATCTATAGAAGTTGATGGGAATGTTTCACCAGAGAATGCCCCATTAATGCGTCAAGCTGGTGCAGATATGTTTGTTGGGGGATCCTCTGGTTTATTTTGTAAGGATACTTCCATCAATACAAATGTAGAGCTATTTAGAAAATTGATATTATAG
- a CDS encoding glycosyltransferase family 2 protein — MNGDNPLVSIIIPVYNGENYIEECINSVRKQTYTKTEIVIINDGSTDLTESICKRFVGDNIILFSTSNQGVSSARNKGLDIATGEFILFVDADDIIDATYVENLLLHHKEADLVVGSIEIINRDTKQIKTTLKDAMNIPLCGSFGDYYSLLQPNLLGPVAKLYRRDILNKYNIRFPVEYSLAEDQIFNFQYYKYIDAYYYESAAVYQVIDRNESSLSKLRNLKAFEGSVENLKVAYNFYHSRQIKNQKYMYITHALALINKYSYIVDQKNINIEYNTWLKYRERVNKILSCVPITFYVSRRLGLIKNIAWNSIVLLGPTLLMIYCRLKNKQ; from the coding sequence ATGAATGGAGATAATCCTTTAGTAAGTATTATCATTCCGGTATATAATGGTGAGAATTATATCGAAGAATGCATTAACAGTGTACGAAAACAAACCTATACAAAAACTGAGATTGTTATTATTAATGATGGCAGTACAGATTTGACAGAGTCAATTTGTAAGCGCTTTGTTGGAGATAATATTATTTTATTTTCTACATCTAATCAAGGTGTTAGTAGTGCTAGAAACAAAGGGCTTGATATTGCGACAGGTGAATTTATTTTATTTGTTGATGCTGATGACATTATAGATGCTACTTATGTGGAGAACTTATTATTACATCATAAAGAGGCGGATTTAGTTGTAGGTAGTATTGAGATTATAAATCGAGATACAAAACAAATTAAAACTACACTGAAAGATGCAATGAATATTCCTCTATGTGGAAGCTTTGGGGATTATTATTCCCTATTGCAACCTAATCTTTTAGGACCGGTAGCAAAATTATATAGACGGGATATTTTAAATAAATATAATATACGTTTTCCTGTGGAGTATAGTTTAGCGGAAGATCAAATATTTAACTTTCAATATTATAAGTATATAGATGCTTATTATTATGAAAGTGCTGCAGTATATCAAGTGATTGATAGAAATGAATCTTCGTTGTCAAAGTTACGTAATTTAAAAGCTTTTGAGGGTAGTGTTGAAAACTTAAAAGTTGCATATAATTTTTATCATAGCCGACAGATAAAAAATCAAAAGTATATGTATATCACACATGCATTGGCATTGATTAATAAATATTCCTATATAGTTGATCAGAAAAATATAAATATAGAATATAATACTTGGTTAAAGTATAGAGAAAGAGTTAATAAGATCCTTTCATGTGTGCCTATAACTTTTTATGTGAGTAGACGGTTAGGGCTTATTAAAAATATAGCTTGGAACAGCATTGTTTTATTAGGGCCGACTCTTTTGATGATATATTGTAGATTAAAAAATAAACAGTAG
- a CDS encoding GumC family protein — MEAKTIEYSILKDIVKEKWKRFLLFGIIMLAISLIIAFTIPKQYTSNVMFQVKPRGSAQVAGNSALAALVGFNGGDSSLTYMSILKSSRVLEPVIQKLDIPDEDKEQMTADIFAKKYLTVDNPRGTDILTFSIEADSPEEAQTIAQNVTESFQLALSDLSGTQDSGIVKLLSQKTDAAKKDLEQKIQALEKYKQESGVYAPSDQEKMLLEKSAGYDKAKADAEVQLNTNSAIVSNMESQLSDQNAKVLESKMADNPEIQEIRNKLLNANQNLAALRFKFTDTYPEVIKAQENVNYLNQQLDTTVSKAVRSENVSLSAAQAEILKKRIVAKSNADAAQASIETLKTLAEQNKLLTNEFSTKSIKFFKLERDVNIAKETYTTLVKTTESLKMKENLDSMDVRIVDKASLPIKHSWPKRALIVLVGGLIYALIIIGYLYIGYSRRVKQVI, encoded by the coding sequence ATGGAAGCAAAAACTATTGAATATAGCATTTTAAAAGATATTGTTAAAGAAAAATGGAAACGATTTTTATTATTTGGCATTATTATGTTAGCAATAAGTCTTATCATTGCATTTACTATCCCTAAACAATATACATCAAATGTTATGTTTCAGGTAAAACCTCGAGGTTCTGCTCAAGTAGCTGGTAATAGCGCATTAGCCGCTTTGGTGGGTTTTAATGGTGGTGATTCGTCACTTACATATATGTCTATTTTAAAGAGTAGTCGTGTTTTAGAGCCGGTTATTCAAAAATTGGATATTCCAGATGAAGATAAAGAACAAATGACTGCTGATATATTTGCTAAAAAATATTTAACAGTGGATAATCCTCGTGGTACGGATATTTTAACTTTCAGTATAGAAGCGGATTCTCCTGAAGAAGCTCAAACTATTGCTCAGAATGTAACTGAGTCATTTCAATTAGCATTAAGTGATTTGAGTGGAACACAAGATTCGGGAATTGTTAAACTATTGAGTCAAAAAACTGATGCTGCAAAAAAAGATTTAGAGCAAAAAATTCAAGCTTTAGAAAAATATAAGCAGGAAAGTGGTGTATATGCACCATCAGATCAAGAAAAAATGTTACTAGAAAAATCTGCAGGCTATGATAAAGCTAAAGCAGATGCGGAAGTACAATTAAACACTAACTCAGCAATTGTTAGTAATATGGAATCTCAATTATCGGATCAAAATGCTAAAGTGCTAGAATCTAAAATGGCGGATAATCCGGAAATTCAGGAAATTAGAAACAAGTTATTGAATGCAAATCAAAACTTAGCAGCATTACGATTTAAATTTACCGATACATATCCAGAGGTTATAAAGGCTCAGGAAAATGTAAACTATTTAAATCAACAATTAGATACGACTGTTAGTAAGGCGGTACGATCTGAAAATGTATCGTTAAGTGCGGCTCAGGCAGAAATCCTCAAAAAAAGAATTGTAGCTAAAAGCAATGCAGATGCAGCGCAGGCAAGTATTGAAACACTAAAAACATTGGCTGAACAGAATAAGCTGTTAACAAATGAGTTTTCTACTAAATCAATTAAGTTTTTTAAACTTGAAAGAGATGTGAATATAGCTAAGGAAACTTATACAACTCTTGTTAAAACTACTGAATCTCTAAAAATGAAAGAAAACCTTGATAGCATGGATGTGCGTATTGTTGATAAAGCATCACTTCCTATTAAACATTCCTGGCCAAAACGAGCTCTTATTGTTCTGGTTGGAGGTTTAATTTATGCTTTGATTATTATAGGCTACTTATATATCGGATACTCCAGACGAGTTAAGCAGGTGATATAG
- a CDS encoding DUF4422 domain-containing protein, with protein sequence MNIKILVATHKQYWMPTDSVYMPIHVGRAGKSDIGYIGDHTGDNISEKNANYCELTGLYWAWKNLEADYIGLVHYRRYFTRKEVRSVEDKKNQILTGEEWETLLSQYPVVVADKRKYYIETNRSHYNNAHHSEGLDVAEQIIAERYPEYSAAFTTVCNRTWAHMFNMFVMRRDLYNQYCEWMFSILAELEMRVDISGYDAYESRIYGFVSEILLDVWLEANRIEYKEQNVSFMEPQNWVKKGSAFLFRKIGWKNKNR encoded by the coding sequence GTGAATATAAAAATTTTAGTAGCCACTCATAAGCAATATTGGATGCCGACAGATTCTGTCTATATGCCAATCCATGTGGGGAGAGCGGGCAAATCTGACATTGGTTATATTGGAGATCATACGGGGGACAATATCTCCGAGAAAAACGCAAATTACTGCGAGTTGACGGGTTTATATTGGGCATGGAAGAATCTTGAGGCGGATTATATCGGTCTTGTTCATTACAGACGATATTTTACGCGTAAAGAGGTGCGTTCTGTAGAGGATAAAAAGAACCAGATCCTCACCGGCGAGGAATGGGAAACATTGCTTTCACAATACCCTGTGGTGGTAGCGGATAAGCGCAAATATTATATTGAAACGAACAGGTCTCATTACAACAATGCTCATCATAGTGAAGGCCTTGATGTGGCGGAGCAGATCATCGCTGAGCGATATCCTGAATACAGTGCCGCTTTCACGACGGTCTGCAATCGTACATGGGCGCATATGTTCAATATGTTTGTGATGCGTCGGGATTTGTATAATCAGTATTGTGAATGGATGTTCTCCATATTGGCTGAGCTGGAAATGCGCGTGGATATTTCCGGTTATGATGCGTACGAATCGCGTATTTACGGATTTGTCAGCGAAATTCTGCTCGATGTGTGGCTCGAAGCGAATCGCATTGAGTATAAGGAACAAAATGTATCCTTTATGGAGCCGCAGAACTGGGTGAAAAAAGGAAGTGCTTTTTTGTTTAGGAAGATTGGCTGGAAAAATAAAAATCGTTAA